The Lathyrus oleraceus cultivar Zhongwan6 chromosome 5, CAAS_Psat_ZW6_1.0, whole genome shotgun sequence genome includes the window CTATAAATACGTTCATAATGCTGAGAACTTACCTTGCTCTTGCAGCTTCATCAGGTGCATGATGCCTCAGCAGTAATATGAACAGCACAGCCACCACAGAATAGAAAATCCTCGTCGTCCACTTAGGCCTTTCCTCTTCATCTTTCTTTGGCCAAAATCTGAAAAACTCTCGCAGTGGTGCTTCCTCAACGCTGATGTTAGGGAAAAACCAGACCCGCTTTCCAATAAGAATATATAGAACACCAAATATTGCACCTCTTACTACAGGGTTAAAAAATTACTCGTGAGTCCCAAAAAAAGGGTACATAATGCATTTATCAAGCAGATTTACACATGATTGACAACAACTAATCGTTACCTACTAGGTGCACATGATAGACAACAACTAATCTTTATGTACTAGGTGCACATGATAGACAACAACTAATCTTTATGTACTAGGTGCACATGAAGTTTAAAAAGAGCATTTTTTTAAAAACCACCAAATTCAATTTCCTCTTTCTTTCATCataaatattaatattatttaGGATGAAAACTACAAATAACCTTACATACTCAAAATCTATGCAAACCTCTCTAAAGCTACAGAAAACCACTGGGAAAACCACTGGGAAAACCAGCACAAGCCTCCTCAGGGTAGGGTTGTCACTTCTCACAAACATCTCCAGTTTATGGAAGGTCTTAGACAAATCATAATAATCTAGAGTAGTCATGAAGACAATaatcttttattattatatttacCCTCATGGATAAACAATTAAACATCCTAGAGATCAAACTAAAATTCAATTTCCTCTACTAAGGGAAGAATCTCTAAAAAAATTGTCATGATAGATTGACCTCAAATTTCCTAATTTAAAGGGTTTTTTCTCCTTCATTCATTATTAAATATTCATCGGAGAATGAATAAATGTAGTTATATACAGTACTGCAACATATAATTGGCTTGAGATATGAAATTTTGCAACAGTCCATAAGGATACTTATATACAGAAGTGAAGAAATTCGGTAAGAGCAATTGAACAATATGGAAAAAGAATAGCTTACTCAATAGTAGAGAGAAGAAGACAATAAGGATCCAACCGCATGAGTAAATTACTAAAAGCTTGCAGCTAGTAGGATACACGGGAAATAAGCAAATAGCCAACGTTAACACGGGCCAGAAAAACGATAAGAGTGTCTGCCAAAGTGGATGGCGTTTTACAAATGCCCATGCATAAAATGTGTCATTTTCGGAAAATACTTGTTCCTGACAAAGATAACCAGACTGTGTTAGAATCAAACATAAAGACAAACCCAAACACTTAAACTACGGCAGATTAAAAAACCAGACAGCATGCTGTGATACTAACTTAGACCATGCAACAGATAAAATTGCTTACAGGGAAAATTTCCAAATGGGCAGGCCATGTAGACAGCTTTTTCTTCCCAGGACGGAGAGTTTTTACAACACGATCACAGCGCACTAAAAGATTCTTTTCAAGTAAAATGTTGGCAATGTCCTCCGTTTCTAAATTCCTATCTGATTCCAGAATGCCTTTGACCTCTGGATGATTTTTCAAGAAGTTCACAAAATCCTTCCCTCTGAAATACTCAACCCGCGTCTCTTGTAGAACAGCCCATCTAGAAACCAGCTCCTTATGGTCTCTCACCTTCTCAGCAAACACCTGATACACATCCTTCTTCACAGCTTGCTTCTGTAAACAAAAAcatcacaacaacaacaacaacaacacagTCATAATATAACACAGACAACTTTTGCATGTCACATAAAAATTAAACAGCCCAACAAATAAACAAATACAAATCTCAATTTTTACATAGTTCACAAAATGATCAAGAGCAAAGGGGATATAATATAATAAAGgtttaagaaaataaaaaaaaacttcATGAACCCTAGATTATTTACATCTAAACACACAAACACAACAGATCAATTGTCATGTCAATTAGAACTATACTTCAATTTCAAGTTCCCAAATTAAAAAGACAGCCgcgaaaaagaaaaaaaacttcAGCAAAAATCCTATCTAGAATAACAAAATGGCATGTAAAAAAAAGCTCAAAATACGATTATCACACAAGAAAAGAACAGTTTTTTAACCAGAGTTGTGTGGTATCAAAGTTCCAATCGCAAACTACTGAAATAAAAACTGCTAAAACCAAAGAAAAAAATGAACGAAATTGAAATTTCGATCTAAAATTGTTCTAAGCTACGATAATGGAGTAGAAAAGGTAATTAGATGAATTAAGTAGAGAATCAGTGCAAAACGGAGACATTAGAGGTGAGGAATTGGAAACCCTAGAGAGAGAAAGGGAGAGAGAGAAACCCTAGGAGGGGCGTCGGAGGTGAGATCTGGTGCGGAGGGGCGTCGCACGCGTTTCTTCTCTGCCGCGCCTCCCGATGACTTCTTCATATTTTGAGTAGCCTATGTTTTCtctctattttttttcttctttttagTACAAGATTCAAGTTACATTATACAGatattttattaatatttttataatatatcTTCTTATACAATTATTAGGTAATAAAGATTTGATTTGTACGTACCAACAAAAATAAAGATTTCATtgaaaaccaaaaaaaaaaaataaaaaaaaaaaatcatttctAAAATTAAACTTTAGTTTTAGATTCAATTTTGGATAACTAGTTAAAGTTTAATTGATTTTCAGATATTCAAATTATAAATTAACTTTTTATTTGCTAATATAATAAAAGTATTATTAAGAgatttaaaataatatataatatataatatattaaaaattaaaattacaaaatTATATTAGATTTAAAACAAATATAATATTAAacataaataaattaattaaattaataaataatacTAAAGCAAACTAATATCAACAAACAAGAAGTTGACGGAATTAAAATATTTGGCTTAAATCAGATTTAAAATGTTATTCCCTCCGTTCATTTTTAAGTGTTATCTTTTTGACTTTTTATCAATACCAAGAAAattaatcattattgttactttttaaaTAATAATTCTCATTTTATCTATAATACCCTTAATAATATCCTACcttcattttactttttctctctgTAATAATTGCATAGGGataattttgacaaaagtgcatttaatattatcttgaattctataaatgacaattaaaaagaaataaaaatttatcaagaagtgacacttaaaaagaaacTGAGGGAGAAATACAAAATTTAATCTAATCCTAACAGTTTTAATAAAAGAGAATACAAATACGtctaaaattattttaaaaatttgtAATTTTCTTGTTTCTTTAATCAATTTAGATTGGACATTTATAATATACTTGTTATACATTTTAAGATTTAATTTATATAGTCAAACTATTATCGTGTGGTTCAAAATCAAATTATTAATGGTTACTTTTTTTTATAAAGTGAtgattatttattatttattctATCTTATGAAATACTCTTTTATAAAAAGTAAATGTTATATCTGACACTtttatataaattaaattaataaaatgtaataaataaataaaaaaataccAAATTATTCTTATTAATCATTATTGTATTCGAATTAATATTAACGTAAAGtgataaaataataaattaaaaatattaattagagaaaaaattgaaaaattaaaattaaaattacatTGATAAACTAAAGTCAcaagtattttaaaataaatattcTTTATAAATGCGACACCTCAAAGGAAATATTATATTTGAGTTGTATAGTTTTTCAAAATTTGAATTATATAACAAAATAATTTCAAACTTCTAgtcaaaaagaaaataaaaaaatacaaaattattTACCATATAAAAAAGTTATTCAAACTTTCTTTAAAAAATAATGTTCATtaattatttaagaaaaattCAAACAAAAACTTACTTTTTCAAAGAAACAACAAATAAAGAAATTTACTcctaaaaaataaataaataagagaaaaatatatttttaatggcgttgatttataaatattaataatattttttaaaattaatacataaatataaataaatgtTAACGTAACGTTAAACCAACAAATTACACTCATTTAACTCAACTAATATATATCAATCGAACTATCACTCACTCcaaaatatatatttatattaaagTATGTGTATCTCATGGTGATGTATGGTTATTTTTCATAAATACAAAACATAAGAGATATTGAGGTGAGAGTAATGAATGTAAAGTTAATTATATGGTGATGTATGGTTATTTTTCATAAATACAAAACATAAGAGATATTGAGTTGAGAGTAATGAATGTAAAGTTAATTATATAAAAGGTAGATGGTAGGTTGCTGATAACCATCGAGTGAAGGTTTCTGGTTCGGTGATTATGGTTTTCCGATTACCAAAGAGGGTACTTGCAAATAGACATGCAATGGGACAGGGCGGAGATAGATTTTAGCTTCCCCGCACCCAAACTTTAATCCTAGTTAAATAGATGTTCCTCGTCCCAAATCCAATAGGGAATAAATAATTGAACTTGAAATTCATCTTGAATGGGTTCGGATATCTCCGCCTCACCCTTATCTCTgtattaaaattattatttttaaattgaaATAGTTTATTTTCCCAAACCAATAATCTATCTCGAACTCTAACAAACAATCATTAACatacataaaaaataataaattaaaacaattctaaaaactttcaaacatttattttaaatattttaaatattttaaataataaaatacaaaCTAAAATACTAATATATTGTCATGTAGTGTCCCCATTATTCAAACACAAATTAAAACCGAGTCAAAGCAGATTTTTCTTGTCAAACTTGGGACGTGTGCTTGCGGTTACACGTTTTATTGTCATGTAGACATGCAAAAGGTTAGCACTTTAACGCTTAAAGTAATATTTGAAAAACGTGGAACTATTACAAATGTGAGTCGGAGAATAAACGGGTGTGACTTACGGCCACGCTTATATATAAGAGACGGTTAGAATCGTTATTAGTTTGTTAGGAGTGGAGTATGGGCAACCGTTGGATGTATATCAATGGTAGAGATGGAAGGAAGGTCGCGGTCTTATGTGGTGTCCAAGGATGAGGGTCCACTATACACAGTGGTAGGGGTATTCATGTGTAATTTTTTCTAGGGTTTCATACAAACTAGTAACTTCAATTTTTGTAAAGATTCATAAGTTCTACACTTATCTGATTTCAAAGATTGATTTCTAATATCAGTTATTTCTGAAGTTGGGTGTTCTTAATATATTAAAGGGGAGAACCCCAATAcatttttgttatttttcttgtcgCTTTCGTCTCgtttattattatttattgagTCTCTTTCATGATTACACATCTCTGAATCGAGTTTTGAAACAATTTGTTTTTAGCATGCATAAGTCAATTGTTATTTTTGAGTTTAATTATGATGCTTTTAGTTAATTGGTTGAGTTATTGGAACAAGAACCATATGTATTTTTTATTCAAGTTAGGTTGAAAATAAAATCTCAGAGtattttaaaaatcatgaaattttgagattttgtgtgcatgattcgaatcatgtacATATCTTGACTCAAATCAAATTGAACATAGGCAAACCAAAGTTTTTCAAACACTCTAACTCGATTCAGACTTTTAACTTGATTCGAATCAGGCAACTTTGTGACTCGAATCACAACATGCACTTGACTCGAATCAGACAGATTTGGGTCACCTCTGCTtcatttgattcgaatcagaCTTTACACTCGACTCGAATCATATAGTTTTTCATATTTCTTAGTTTGTCTCTGTTCAAATTGACTCAAAATAGCCTTTGTACTTGATTCAAATCATGAGCCTCTCTAACTCGAATCAAAGTTATAAGGTGATTTGAATCACACGATAAATGGGTCAAATTCTTTATGTTTTCTTATTCCACTTCACTTGCTCATTTGACTCAAATCATGAAATGTTCTTGACTCGAATCTAACTAACTTTTTTCGTCCATTTTTGTACTTAATATCAGGCACATATAAATTCATTTTGTCATCTCATTTCAAATTAACAActtaaaaaatttcataatctaCATTGTGATTTTGTGAAATCAATACCCTCTCATTTTTGAAAACTAAAAAACTCTTGCAACATAAATTAtttcatcttcaacctctagTTTTGATTTTAGATCTTGGTAATAAGAGATTTATAATTGGTTAGTGGATACGATTACTTGAAATTAATCATTCTTAGAGGTTTGGTAAGGTTTTTTCATGAAGCTTGCAAGATTGAGGTTGTTGTTATTGGTGCTGACAAAAATCTAGTGAAAAGAAGGAGGTTCTTCTCCCCAGGTGACCTTGGCAGTGACTGTGTGGAAGGCTACGGACAATATGGAGTTCTTCTCAAATCTTTAGATAGTACATCACTCAATAAATCGGTGGGATCAAGGGGTGTTTCCACACACGAAGACTGTGAATAGATTGGTGAAGCTGGAAGATTCAAGAAGCACGAATCAAGTATAGATTACGCATAAGAGTTTAGCATTAAGttgtatacaagtcaagatccaaATAGGAGATTTATTTTTCTCAGCATTGTTATGAATTAGTGATTATATGAACCCTTGCAATATTTTTCAAGATAAAAAGGAACAAAATAGGTTCCAATGGGAAGCCATTGAAGAATGGAGTAGGCAAAGCAAGG containing:
- the LOC127084656 gene encoding uncharacterized protein LOC127084656, which produces MKKSSGGAAEKKRVRRPSAPDLTSDAPPRKQAVKKDVYQVFAEKVRDHKELVSRWAVLQETRVEYFRGKDFVNFLKNHPEVKGILESDRNLETEDIANILLEKNLLVRCDRVVKTLRPGKKKLSTWPAHLEIFPEQVFSENDTFYAWAFVKRHPLWQTLLSFFWPVLTLAICLFPVYPTSCKLLVIYSCGWILIVFFSLLLIRGAIFGVLYILIGKRVWFFPNISVEEAPLREFFRFWPKKDEEERPKWTTRIFYSVVAVLFILLLRHHAPDEAARARYQKRVSNIIDDVLEWSPSLALSGMMDKQQNVSNATGSTDSASQGSTTGPEHEAPADGNDEKTFSEQNDIEEVIDNIEDAGEDDKQYE